In Dermacentor variabilis isolate Ectoservices chromosome 1, ASM5094787v1, whole genome shotgun sequence, the genomic stretch TTACGTCGGCTTGCCAGTTGTACTGTGGCGTTCAGCAGTCCTATTACTTGCAGAGTAAATAGGAGTGTACTGCACTGGAAAGTTGTGAATGGGGCGCTCATTTCATCCCTATTATTGACCTTAGTCTGATCCCACTGTGTCAGTGTAAGCAGGGACAATTGATCATAGTAGAATAAAGATAGAATAACGCTACGAGGGTACGTGCTTCTACACTTTAAGTACATTCCTACGTATCATGTGCACAGTAGATTTGGATGTGTTTTTGATTTTGCTTAAGCGAATTGACCCTGTTGTAGGTTTATTGCTTTGGCATGTTAAATCCCGTAACttaatttcaatttttctttaaagAAGGTGAATATTGAAAGTAAGGATCCGTACTCATGCTTCAGGCAACAAGCGCGTTACCTTGAAGGTTAGTTTGAAAAACGTGCTTCGGAATAAAGCCTGTAACATGACTTGGTACGCGGCAGAACCTTCTAACCTAGCAAGACGAGCCTAAGTGTGGAGAATGCCCAATGCTCATAAGATATTTGTTTTGTAAAGGCTATGACCACATCGTCAGTGGAAGTAAGAAAATTAGTGTGTAGGAGGTCTTGTAGTGTCCGTGCTAGAGGAATAATTAAGTGCCAGGTTTAAAAGCGCAAAAGCACGAACCGACCCAAATGCAGAAGGTAGAGTAATTAGGAAGGCATGTACACTGCGGGTGGCAGTCAGAAGGAAGAGAAGGAATATCGTTTTTGGAATGGTGGTTTTATGCTGGATGTCGTCGTAAGCTATAGCAACAACGTTTTAGTTTTAGCAACAACGTCCTTGGGCACGCGCTGTTATAGCGATGAGCGTGGTAACGACATGGTCACTCCAGCAACATCCAATACGGACGGCACACTCGTAGGAGGCGTATTGTGAGCACGGGCGCTGAGGCAGCAAAGACAAACACAGTATAGCAGCACGATTCTTCACATATACAGTCGTGTTCTTGTTCTAGTCTTATAGTCATCAGTGCCAACTTTGTTGAACATGTTTGAATAATTCGTGGACATGGGGAACATGGTGAATTTGAACATGGTGAACAATTTTGGCGAATATGTCAAGGCTATGCACCGCTGCCCCAAATGACGAGGAGTGGCGAGTAATTTGGAAGATAACTGGGGTAGAACAAGGCTCCTAATATCGTATGCAGTGCTTCGCCATTATACTAAAGGTGTTTTTGTAGCGGCCATACCTACAAGGCAAAAATAAATTTAAGTGGCGTGATTTCTGGGGCAAAATTCTTCTTACCACAGTGCTAATCACAAACGAAGGAGGCAGCGTGGACTATAGTGGACGGAAACGAGCAGAGAAATATAACAGATATTTGATCCCGCACTCTACTCGCATAATTAAAGGCACGCGTGTTTTTGCTCAGAGATCAACATACGTATATATTTCGTTCTCTAAGTAGCTCCTTCCGCAGCTAAATCAGGTTTCACGAACGCTACATAGGGAACAACTGAATGTTTTGTTGTACTTACTTCACCATTATTCACTACATGTAGCAACAATTCGGGATGTTGAACCTTGACATAGGTCCGCGAATGTACTCAGCCCTCCTAGATATAGCAAAATGGCTACCTAACGTCTCTTTAAACCACAAGCAAGTATCTCAAGCTTAGTCAACTTAGAGCTTTAATGATGTGCGGTGCTCTGACAAGGTTTCGGGAGGCTGTTCTTATGGGAGACAGAAATGATGTTTACTGGCGGACAAGACAATTAGGGGCATGCTATAAGTGAGCAAGCGGCTAGTCCAAGACACTAGTATTTCGCTCAAGAAAACAGTCTCTCAAGAAAAGCAGAAATGAAAAATGTGGTGTTCGTTCGAACCGCAGCGTGAATGAGTGAgtggctactcgctcctgctcTGCTCATTGAGGCGTGGCATTGCAATTTGTGTGGAGTGACTGGCCAATCACACAGCAGTTCTGTCGCGACACCAGGCCTGTGCAGATTGCTTCCATAACGGATGAGAACAGTAATTTGACTTTTATTTACTTTTGGTACTAAGAAACTTATTCACAACAAGGCAGGACGATCACTCTCTAACTTAGTCTCTCAGACTGACGGCGCATAATCAATAGCCTCACGTGCTTTAATAAAATGTGGCTCGAGGAAGACGCCATCCGTCTCCATCGTCTTATCAGCGTTTAGTGTCGAGGATTTCTTTAACAGTTTTGTTGTAAGCCTCTTTTTAAAAATGCAGAAGAAAATGcgctgctgcattttttttatttttgctggcTACAGATTTTGCCAAAGGGTCATAATATTCCAGTTGCCCTGCTGCCGGATGCGTTTATTCTTCTTCGCTgccttcgtttcctttcttgtaCTTTTGCTTATCTTTCGCCCTAACTTTCCCGCCCGTCTTGCTGCCGGATTTTTCACCAGCAATTTTACGACTCTTGGCGTCTTGGTCGTCATCGTCTCCGCGTTTCCTGGCCAGGTACCCGTGCTCTTCATGGTCAGCCCTTTCTGCAAGGACAATTAATCCGCGCCGTTGGAACACAGTTAAGAAGCTCTCGAACGCGCTAATGACCGATCCATAGTTAACGCGCTGTTTATTCCATCCACAGTCGCTAGCATTAGAAGTAGAAAcatgttgaaaaagaaaagcagcgctGTATAAATAATCAGTAGTAAGCTAAAGTACTCGTCACTGGGTTATAGCGAGTTAGCGACAATGATTTTTattggaagttttttttttcatgttttgtaGGTACTTTCGCGGAGTATTATAGCGCCCAGGTGCGGGCTCATCGCGGAACTTATACACTATTGAAACGAACCAAACGTAACTCAGCGAAAAGGTGAGTGTAAGTGGATAGTATTAACATGGCTTTTTGGGCCTGTTGAATTGAATGACACGTCAGTAAAATTTGTAAGTAAATTTTCTAGGCAACTCATTGAATTGCCCAGGTAACCCATGTTGCGCTTCTTTGTGTGATAAATTCGGTaccgcattatttttttttctctacaaaaacatttttctttgttaAACTGAGACATCAGAAGACGCATATCTTCATTGTACTAAAATTTCTGAGACATTTGCAGCAGCAGGCCAGTTGAACAACACAACAGAATTAACACAATGTCGAATCACTTAAACAAAGCTGACTATGCTTGACATGTTGCATCGACACTGTTTTCTTGTATTCTTGCACCAGCCTATACAAGGGAATTTTCAGCTTTCCTTAAAGCGTAGAAAGTGCATGGCCTATTCGAGTAGATTTCGACGTTGTCCAATAACTCGCAAGAGTTCGCATAAGTGCATAATTTAACTCGATATCCGATGTCATCCTCGAGACATCCTCTGCAGACCTACTCACCTTCGGCGTGGCAGTAGGCCAGCGCTGCAAGAACCACGAGACCGAGAAGGATACTGGTTGCTGCCTTCATTGTGGATCGCGACGTTCTCGCGTCGTCCGGCGTCACCAGCTTATATCCGCGGCTCGCGGCCAACTGCGACATCCGCGTGTCGTCGTGAATCTTGTATTCATGCCGCCTTCCGGCGCAGCTGCAGCTTCAAAGTGTGAACGCGTCACATGGCGTGACGTTTTGAAGGTGCCATGCTTTACTGACGCTGCACCGCACTCGGGGTGGTCAGCGGGAGTAAAGAGTTGTGGCTCTATACGACCGAGAAAACAGATGCCATCGTTTGCTTTCAGTCGGAatccgacgaaaaaaaaaaaagctttttggtTGCTTACATTCTCGAGTAATGCTTCACCGTGGTGTTCAAGCCGGAAGACACGCCAGTGGAGGCGTGTGAAGTTGACAGTCGCAGAAGTACGAACTTCTATATTTGATGCAGGCGAATAAAAAAACAAGTAAATACGCTTATTCTCGCATTTATTGTGATATTTCGCATGCTTGCTGTCGCAAGCACCGGCAGTTTACGCTGTCTTTCAAGCGTTTGGTGAAGTAAAATATGCGTAGTACACTTAGTCCATCGTTTTTCAGGGCAACTTGTTGAATTATTGAAGATGGTACTAAAGAGCGCGCACTCACAATCGATGCGTCTTTTCATCTCGCAGGCATATAAGGTACTCTCACGATATTCGTAATTATTTTTACAACATTTCATAAACAGGAAACACAATTACTCAATTGAGACTTTGTGCGTGTTAACGGACTGACACAATTTACGATAAAACAAGACGCATAGTTGAACCTTGAGAGAGGTCGTGAAATGTTACCTTTACGTATACACTGTGCATCCCTTCCGTGGTAAATAAATAAAGGGGTGGTATAACGCAAAGTTATCCCAAACTGTTTATGTTACAtttctgcagtcagccctccaCGACTGGTAAAAC encodes the following:
- the LOC142572618 gene encoding uncharacterized protein LOC142572618 — encoded protein: MSQLAASRGYKLVTPDDARTSRSTMKAATSILLGLVVLAALAYCHAEERADHEEHGYLARKRGDDDDQDAKSRKIAGEKSGSKTGGKVRAKDKQKYKKGNEGSEEE